The Paenibacillus mucilaginosus 3016 genome includes the window ACAATGGGCGTGCCTGAACCAGTAGTGCAGCCATGTCCTTACACCGGTCCGGCTGAAGTCCAAGCAAAAGGAGTTGGGCCTTATGGAAGAAAACCATTCCCTCGGAAAGCTGGTCATCATTACAGGCATGTCCGGAGCAGGCAAGACGATCGCGGTGCAGAGCCTCGAGGACTTGGGCTTCTTCTGCGTGGATAACCTTCCGCCGGTTCTGATTCCGAAGTTTGCGGAGCTCATCGAGCAGTCGAAGGGACGCATCGGCAAGGTCGCGCTCGTGATCGACCTTCGCGGACGCGAGTTTTTCACCTCCCTGTCGGAGTCGCTCCGTTACCTGAACGAGAATTACACGCTGACCTACGAGATTCTGTTCCTCGACGCTACGGATTCCGTTCTGGTCCAGCGGTACAAGGAGAGCCGGCGGAAGCATCCGCTGGCGCCGACGGGCGCTCCGCTCGAAGGCATTCAGGCAGAGCGCAAGCTGCTTGAGGAGCTCAAGGGACTGGCTACACAGGTGATCGATACCTCGAATCTCAAACCGGTGGCGCTGAAGGAGAAGATCGCTTCCCGGTTCACCAATGTGGAAGGAAGCAGTATCTCGGTCAACGTGATCTCGTTTGGATTCAAGTACGGCGTTCCGATTGATGCCGACTTGATTTTTGATGTGCGCTTTCTGCCGAACCCGCATTATATCGACCACCTGCGTCCGAATACGGGTCAGGACCCTGAAGTCTACGAGTATGTCATGAAGTGGAACGAGACGCAGGAATTCCTGGCGAAGCTGCTGGATATGCTCCAGTTTCTTGTGCCGCAGTACAAGAAGGAAGGCAAGAGCCAGGTTGTGGTCGGGATTGGATGCACGGGCGGGAAGCACCGTTCGGTCGCGATTGCGGAATATTTGGGCAAAATGATGGGAAGCAGCGAGACCGAAACCGTTCGGGTAAGCCATCGTGATTCGGAGCGCGACCGGGTTGAGGTGAAACGATGACCGATGCCCTGGAGAGGGAGAACTATATCCCCCGGATCGTCGTGATCGGAGGAGGAACGGGGCTCTCGGTCATGCTCCGCGGCTTGAAGCACAAGCCGATGGACATCACCGCCGTAGTCACGGTCGCCGACGACGGGGGCAGCTCAGGGATCCTGCGCTCCGAGCTCGAGATCATTCCTCCGGGTGATATCCGCAACGTGCTCACGGCCCTGGCGGATGTGGAGCCCCTGCTGGGCAAGCTGCTCGAATACCGTTTTGACAAAGGAAACGGATTGGCAGGCCACAGTTTGGGTAACCTAATGCTCGCGGCCATGCGGGATATTACCGGCGACTTCGTTACGGGCGTCCGGGAGCTCAGCCGTGTCCTGGCGGTCCGGGGGCGCGTGCTGCCGGCTGCGGATGAAGCCATCGTGCTCCGGGCGGAGATGATGGACGGCCAAGTCGTTGAAGGCGAGTCGAAGATTCCGAAGGCCGGCGGTGTCATCCGCCGGGTCATGATCGAGCCGCGGGACGTGAAGGCGCTGCCTGAAGCGGTGGAAGCGCTCAAGACGGCCGATGCGATCCTGGTCGGTCCGGGGAGCCTGTATACGAGCATCATGCCGAACCTGCTCGTTCCGGAGATTGCCGAGACGATCGTGAAGTCCAAGGCGCTTAAGATGTTCATCTGCAACGTCATGACGCAGCCGGGAGAGACAGACGATTACAAGGTCAGCGATCACTTGAAAGCGATTCGTGATCATGTCGGCCACGCGCTGTTTGACTACGTTATCGTCAATAACGGAGTGATTCCGGACCCGGTCAAGCGCAAGTATGCCGATAAAGGGGCCGAAGTTGTGCCCCTGGACTTGGATGCCGTAACGCAGGAGGGCTACAAGGTCATCGCCGACAAGCTGGTACTGTTCCAGACTTACCTGCGCCACGATGCCGAGAAGCTGAGTCAACACATATATCAACTGGTGGAGAGCTGGATGTTCAAGAAGAGGTGATGTACCATGTCCTTCGCCGCCCAAACGAAGAAAGAGCTGACCCTGATGGAGGCGGACCCCTGCTGTGAGAAAGCGGAGCTGTCCGCGCTGATCCGGATGAATGGAGCGGTGTCGCTGACGAGCCAGAAGATCATTCTGGACATCTCGACGGAGAACGCCGCTATTGCCAGACGCATCTATTCCCTGCTCAAGAAATCGTATACGGTTCATATCGAACTGCTCGTTCGAAAGAAAATGCGGCTTAAGAAAAACAATGTTTATATCGTCCGGGTGCCATCCCAGGTGCAGAGCATTCTGTCCGATCTGCAGATCGTCTCGGAAGGCTTCCTGTTCGCTTCGGAGATTGAGCCTTCCCTGATTGCGAAGGACTGCTGCAAGCGGGCTTACCTGCGCGGGGCGTTCCTGGCCGGGGGATCGGTCAATAATCCCGAAGGCACCTCGTACCATCTGGAGATTTACTCGATGTACGAGGAGCACTGTCAGGCCCTGTGCAAGCTGGCCTGCGAGTTCGGCTTGAATGCCAGGTGTATTGAACGGAAGAAAGGGTTCGTGCTGTATATCAAAGAGGGCGAGAAGATCATCGACTTCCTGTCCCTGATCGGGGCCCATCAGGCGCTGCTGCGCTTTGAGGATGTACGGATCATGAAGGATATGCGCAACTCCGTCAACCGTCTTGTGAACTGCGAGACGGCCAATCTCAACAAGACCATCGGTGCGGCCGTACGGCAGATCGACAACATCAAGCTGCTCCAAAAAGAGCTCGGACTCGATAACCTGCCGGAGAAGCTTCGGGAGGTTGCGGAGATCCGGCTTCAGCATCCCGATATGAATCTGAAAGAAGTCGGGGATCTGCTGAAGGGCAAGGTGAGCAAGTCCGGGGTTAACCACCGGCTGCGGAAGATTGATGAAATGGCGGAAAAGCTTCGTAAATCGCAGGTGCTCTGACGCAAATATAGAACTTTTGTGTAAATTTGCAAATATTCTAGTGCAGAGTGCCGAAAAATGATATAATAGCTGAAAAATTGCTTTTTTAATTTTAGAAATCTGAAGGAAGGCAGCCCGGAATCAGGCTGTACTCTTCCTTAATGCTTTCGCATGACTCCAGATTTAACGTTAGGATGATGTACAGAATTCTTACATCCTAACGTTTCTGGGTTTGACGAAGGACCAGGGTTTCGCCCAATGGGCTGCAGTCATTTTTTCCATGCACTAGACCCGGCATGCCGGTGTTCTAGCGGCGGTAGGTGTGCCGCTGGTATGGACTACGTCAAGTTCGCCAAGGCCCAGGGCCGTTTGATACGCCCAGGCTGCTCAAGTTTGAAGAAGGCGGGAACGTCTTCGGGATTCGGAATTTATAGATTGTAGGGGGTATTGGTTGCATGTCGAGACGCCCAGTAGTCGTCAAGTTGAAAACAGGCCTTCATGCCAGACCGGCAGCGCTATTCGTTCAAGAAGCGAATAAGTTCTCTTCGGAGATCTTTGTGGAGAAGGACGAGAAGAAGGTTAACGCCAAGAGCATCATGGGCATCATGAGCCTTGCGATCAGCACCGGTACGGAAGTTCACATAAGTGCTGAAGGTTCGGACGCTGAACAGGCTGTAAACGCTTTAGTCACACTGGTCAGCAAAGAGGAATTGGAGAACCAATAACGACCGCCACGGGCTTCCGATAAGGAAGCTTTTTTCTATGCGGCGTGGCTTTCGAGCAGTATAGTGCCAAGAAGAAGAGCGCAACCTTTTTTCGTGCCGTGCGTCTATTATGACGTGCTCCAAACGGCCGGAGAAGGTTTTTGGGCCTGGGAAGAAGGAAGAAGACAGAATAGAGCTGCAGGAAGAGGAGTAGGAGAAAAGAACATGAAACGGATCAAGAAAGAACTGGCTCTCCTGTTGGTGGTCAGCCTGCTGATGTCTATCATGTGGGTGTCCCCGGGAACGGCGGCCGAGCAGGAGAAAAATCCGCTCGCATCCGCCAGCACGACGTATGTGCTGCTGTATATTGACAAGGCGGAAGCCTTCCTGAACGGCACACAGGTTACCCTCGACGCACCGGCCACGATCATCAAGGACAAAATGTACGTGCCGGCGAAGTTCCTTGGGGATGCGCTCGGCATGAAGGTCGAGTGGAATGATGCTACCCGCCAGATCGAGATGGAGACACCGGGCTACGAAATCATGCTCGACATTGACAACAAATCGGTATGGATTAACGGGTATTGGATGGCCTTTGACGACGTTGCCGCTATTGTGAACGGACGCCTGATGATCAAGCTGACCTGGCTTGCCGATTATATGGGAGCCAAATATACGTATAACAATGAACTGCGCCGCGTGGAAGTGCTTCACGTCAATGCGCCGCAGGGACTGTATGATCCGAATACAAGCAACTCCAAGCCGGTGGCCAAGTTCACCTTTGCCAAGCAGACTTACAAGATCGGCGAGCCGATCAAGTTTGTGGACCTGAGCTATGATCCGGATGCCGAAGGGATTGCCAAGTTCGAGTGGAAAGGGAAAGAAGACGCTTATTTCCAGGCGGGCACCTACCCGATCACCTTGACGGTTTGGGACAGCAACGGCAACAAGAGCGAGCCGTACACGCGCAATCTGGTCATCTCGAAAGAGACGTTCCTGAGTGCCGTGGAGTATCCGATCTACATGAAGCCGGTCGGCTCTTTCATCAAGACGAACTGGAGCACGCTGTGGAGCCACTTCTGGGAGCTGCCGGAACTGCCGAAGACGGCAACCGAGGTTCCGGGACGGACGCTACTGGTCTCCGACAGCCCGGAAGAGTTCTATGAGCAGGGCATCCTGTATCAGGACGAAGTCGAAGGCAAAGTGAGATTATATGCGGACCACATCAACGGTACGAAGGAAAAAGTAAGCTTCGCCATTCTGGCGAAGAACATGACCGACAAGCCGGTCACAATCAAGACGACGAATAAAGGGGAAGTGTGGCCTTCGGTCTACGCCAACCTGATCGGCAGTGAAGCCACCGTAGATTTCCTTCTCGGGGACCCGCTGAACGAAACCATGACAATCCCTGCGGGTCAGACGTTCACCTATAAGCAGATGCCGGACTTCTACCCGGCACAAGGTGTGAATTTGTTCTATGACCTCGAGACGGACGGGAAGGTGCAGTTCTCCTTCATCGCGGCCAAAGATGTCTCCCAGAAGGCGCTGGCGCTGCCTAAGCTCGCTTTCAGCGGACACGTCAGGGGGACTTTCCCGGTCTCGGAAGTGAAGTGGAATATCGACGCATCCTCGTTTACGACACCGTCCAGGCTGATCCTGGGCGACGGAATCAAGGATCCTTTCCTGCCGGGGTACGACCCGCAGCGGAAAGCGGAAGTGAAGAATGACGGCAACTACGGCGTAATCTATAAGATCCATGCCGACAAGCCCCGCAAGATGGCGATCATGATTCTGGCCAAAGGCGGCGTATTCAAGGGGCCGATCAAGATCAACGGGGACATCCGACTGATTCCGGAGTCGGGCGTCATCACGGCGTTCGACGGTATGCAGATTCTCGCGAAGACGACAGGCAAGGAAGAGTCGCTCGACATTGAGTTCAGCCCTCCGGCCGGTTCGGCCTTCCCGGTCGATCTGATCTTCTATCCGCTCGATGACCGGATGGATCAACAGCCATAAGCTTAATGCAATCCAGCCCTTTCCTTTGCAGTTTAAAGGAAAGGGTTTTTTCTTATGCTCGTGTCCGATGCCAACGAAGTTAGGGTGTCAGAGGTCCGTCAGGCAGTCGTCATCCATAATCCGGCAACTTGCTGTCTGCAGCACTCGTCTAGCATGTAAGAAGGGAGGAGGAGAGTATACATGAGCTCTTGGCGGACGGATCCGCAGCGGATATGGCGGTGGCTCGGATGGAGTTGTATCGTGATAGGCGTGTTCTATTTTCCTGCTTTCCCGTGGTATTTGCTTGGGGAGGTCAAGGAAGAGGAGATTGGCCATTGGGCTTTGTGCAGCATGGTTGGGGGAACCGTTATCTTGTTGGGCGCCCGGCTGTACCGTAAGGGGGGAGGACAAACCAAGCGTCTGCTGCTGTTGGTAAGTCTTGTGGGAATGGCTGTGCTGCTGCTGGGACAGGTGCCGGCTCTATATTCATGGATGATTTATCAGGGCAATTTAATCCGGCACTGGCCGGTATCGCCGAGTGTCGGCTTTTTCTTGGGTGTGGCGCTGCATGGGTGGCTGGTCTTATTGGCCCTCGCTGCCCTCACAGCAGCCTGCCTTTCTTTGGCTGGCCGGGGACATTCGGAGATCCGGCTTTCCCGACGGGAGGGCTTACGCTTTTTGCTGGGGCTTGGGAGTTTGCTGGCTCTCTGGTGGGGCTGGGATGCCTATCAGGCAAGGGGGTGGATTGCGAATACATACCCGGCCGATGGCATGGAACATGTGCCCGTGCGAACAGTGGTGACGGTGGCATGGAAGGGCAGCTATGAGACTATGGGCATGCGGGTGCGTTATGAAGATTCGCCGGAAGCTGCGGTGCCGGGAGCATCAGGGGCGACGCAGTACGGTATGACGTTTGAACCCGAAGGCGGATTTCAGCCCGGCCGCAGGGTACGGATCGAAGTGGAGGCTGGGCGGCGGACTCATGTGTTCCGCTTTACCACGGATACGAAATAGACTTAAGCTGGACTAATGGGATCACGGCAAAAAGCCTGCCGACCGGATGACCGGAAGGGCAGGCTTTTTGGTTACTGCGGTTTAGTGGGCATTACACTTTCTCGATAACCTTATCGATCAGTCCGTAGGCGCGGGCTTCTTCCGCCGACATGAAGTTGTCGCGGTCGGTGTCCTTCTCGATACGCTCGAAGGATTGGCCTGTACGCTCGGAGAGGATCGTGTTCAGCTTGTCGCGCATCTTCAGGATCCGCTTCGCACGGATCTCGATATCGCTGGCTTGGCCTTCGGCACCGCCGAGCGGCTGATGGATCATGACTTCGCTGTTCGGCAGCGCAAAACGCTTGCCAGGTGCTCCTGCGGCAAGCAGGAACGCACCCATCGAAGCGGCCATGCCGACGCAGATCGTCGAGACGTCCGGCTTGATGAACTGCATCGTGTCGTAGATCGCCATGCCCGAAGTGATCGAGCCTCCCGGGGAGTTGATATACAAGTGAATGTCTTTGTCGGGATCGCTTGCCGCCAGGAACAGCAGCTGCGCAATGATCGAGTTGGCTACAACGTCGTTAATGCCACTTCCAAGAAAAATGATGCGGTCCTTGAGCAAACGCGAGTAAATATCGTAGGCGCGTTCCCCTCTTGCATCCGGTTCGACTACCATTGGGATAAAACTCATGAGCTGCAGCCTCCTTTATAATTAAACTATAACCATCATAGCCCAAAAACAAACAAAGGTCAAGAAAGGTCAAATTAACCGACAAAAAAAGACCAGCTGTGTCAGCTGATCTGTTTGTTTGTAAGTAAGTGGCGCGCCCGTAAGGAATCGAACCTTAATCTCAGGCTCCGGAGGCCTACGTCATATCCATTGGACCACGGGCGCATGTATGAAGTTTGCTGCATGATCACCTGTGGGGGTGACAGCAAAATTGATTATATCTTATGACAAGCAGGAATGCAAGTCCCTGCCCAAAAGTTTTTTGGTTACAAGATATTTACAAAAGCTCTCTTGAAAATGGTTTGAAAGTCCGGTATATTAGAGATAACTAAGTGAGAGCTTAGTTCTTCTTTTGGAGAATGTGGGACTAAAAATGCATCACCGGGACGAAAAGTGTCCAGTAAGCAGGCAAGCGGGAGTGAATCCATGAGAGAGATTCTTGACATCCAAAAACAGCTGCTTCCCGACTTGATGGACACCATGAAGAAGCGCTATACCGTTCTTCATCATATCCTGGTTTCCGGGATGATCGGCCGGCGCACTTTGGCGGGAATGCTGAACACGACGGAGCGGGTGCTCCGCGCGGAAGTGGACTTTCTGAAGGAGCAGGGCCTGGTCGACGTGGATGCCTCCGGCATACGCATCAGTATGGCCGGCAGGGAACTGCTCGAGCGGATCGAACCGCTGGTGAAGGACCTGTTCGGGCTCACGGAACTGGAAGAACAGCTGCGCGTGCATTTTGGCCTGAAGCAGGTAGTCATCGTGCCGGGAGACTCCGACGCTTCACCTCAGGTGAAGAAGGAGCTTGGCCGAGCCGGTGCGTCCGTACTGCGCAAGCTGGTTACAGAGAACGACGTCGTTGCCGTCACCGGCGGATCGACGATGGCTGAAGTGGCCAACCATCTCACGGCGGCGCCGGCGATGAAGGGCATCTGGTTCGTTCCAGCCCGCGGAGGGCTCGGGGAGAGCCTGGAGATGCAGGCGAATACCATCGCTTCCACTATGGCCAAGAAGACAGGAGCGCGTTACCGGCTGCTCCACGTACCCGACCACCTCGGTGAGGAAGCTTACCAGTCGCTGATCCAGGACACCACCATCTCCGAGATCATCCAGTTCATCCGTCAGGCACGGATGGTCATTCATGGGATGGGAGATGCTATGGTAATGGCCAGACGGCGCAAAGTGGACCGGGAAACAACCGAAAGCCTGCAGAGGGAAGGGGCGCTTGCGGAAGCGTTCGGGTATTACTTTGACCGCAGCGGCCGCATGCTGCACCGCATGCCGACCATCGGACTCCGACTGGAGGACATCCATGGGATGGATACCGTCATCGGGGTTGCGGGAGGACGCAGCAAAGGCGAGGCGATCGCATCGGTGCTCAAGTACGGTCATGAAGACGTGCTCGTAACCGACGAAGCAGCAGCACAGGAGATTATCCGCACAATCAGTTCATCATGACAGGTTCTGCCTGTCTTGAACGTTGCGCCCAGCGGACCCGCAGCGCGGGATAAGCGGGTGTAACAATATACATTTTGGGAGGCTATCAATCATGGTAAAAGTGGGTATTAACGGATTTGGTCGTATCGGCCGTAACGTATTTCGTGCAGCACTGGGCAACCCTGAAGTAGAAATCGTTGCAATCAACGACCTGACAGACGTAAACACGCTGGCTCACCTGCTCAAATACGACACTACGCACGGCAAGCTGAATGCAACGGTTGAAGCAACTGAAGGCGCGCTGATCGTAAACGGCAAAACCGTAAAAGTATTTGCAGAGCGCAATCCGGAAAACCTGCCTTGGGGCGCTAACGGCGTTGAAATCGTCGTTGAATCCACAGGGATCTTTACTGCGAAAGAGAAAGCCGAGCTTCACCTGAAAGGCGGCGCGAAGAAGGTTATCATCTCCGCACCGGCTACCAACGAAGACATCACGATCGTTATGGGCGTTAACGAAGACAAGTACGACGCTTCCCAGCACACGATCATCTCCAACGCATCCTGCACAACGAACTGTCTTGCTCCTTTCGCTAAGGTTATCAACGACAAGTTCGGTATCGTAAAAGGCATGATGACGACGGTTCACTCCTACACGAATGACCAGTCCGTACTCGACCTGCCGCACAAGGACCTTCGCCGTGCACGTGCAGCTGCCGAGAACATCATCCCTTCGACTACGGGTGCTGCAAAAGCCGTTTCCCTCGTTCTGCCTGAGCTGAAAGGCAAGCTGAACGGTATGGCTATGCGCGTACCTACGCCTAACGTTTCCGTAACGGACCTGGTTGTTGAACTGAGCCAGAACGTAACGGTTGACGATGTGAACAACGCCCTGAAAGAAGCGGCTAACGGCCCTCTGAAAGGCATCCTGAACTACTCCGAAGAGCCGCTTGTATCCTCCGACTACAACGGCGACCCGGCTTCCTCCACGATCGACGCCCTCTCCACGATGGTTGTCGGCGACAACATGGTGAAAGTCGTTTCCTGGTACGACAACGAGTGGGGCTACTCCAACCGTGTCGTTGACCTGGCTAACTTCATCGCCAAAAAGGGTCTGTAAGAACAAAACTGTGGTAATGGTCTGCTAACCCCCTGAACACCAAAGGGCACTGGCGCGGTCCAATGAGTATCTATCTTCGGGATCTGTTGAACTTTCGTTTTTCTGAAATATTAGGAAGAGGTTATAACGAAAGTTCAAAGGATCCGCGCTATGCTCTGCGATAGATACTCATTGTGCTGGCGTGCGCCTTGGTGAGAAGGGCAAGCAAGGCCCATTCCCACATTTTTTGGTGCGGGTAAGGGTAGGGTAGAGAGAGAACATACAACCAAGAGAGAAACCGGTACATACCAGCTGATATGACATGTTCCGGATCACATATAGAGTACGAAACAGAGCACTAGAGCGTTGAGCAAGAGCATCAAGCACACATGAACCCACCGGGAGGGCGACAATGATGAACAAGAAGAGCGTTCGTGACGTGGAAGTAGGCGGCAAACGCGTATTTGTGCGCGTAGATTTCAACGTACCGCTGGAGAACGGCAAGATTACCGATGACACACGGATCCGTGAGACCGTACCGACCATCAAGTACCTGACGGAGCGCGGTGCGAAAGTCATCCTCGCGAGCCATATGGGCCGTCCGAACGGCGCGGTTGTGGAAGAGCTCCGTCTGACACCGGTAGCCGCACGCCTCTCCGAGCTGCTGGGCCAGCCGGTTACCAAGGCTGACGAAGCGGTAGGCGCAGCGGTTCAGGCGCAGGTAGCCGAGCTGAAAGACGGCGATGTGCTTCTTCTTGAGAACGTGCGCTTCTATGCGGGCGAAGAGAAGAACGATGCGGAGCTTGCGAAGCAGTTCGCAGAGCTGGCGGACCTGTACGTGAACGACGCGTTCGGCGCAGCACACCGTGCGCACGCTTCGACGGAAGGCATCGCGCATCACCTGCCGGCTGTCGGCGGTCTGCTGATGGAGAAGGAGCTCGACGTGCTCGGCCGTGCGCTGAACAACCCGGAGCGTCCTTTCACGGCGATCGTGGGCGGTGCGAAGGTGAAGGACAAGATCGCGGTCATCGAGAAGCTGATCGAAATCGCCGACAACATCATCATCGGAGGCGGCCTGTCCTACACGTTCTTCAA containing:
- the rapZ gene encoding RNase adapter RapZ encodes the protein MEENHSLGKLVIITGMSGAGKTIAVQSLEDLGFFCVDNLPPVLIPKFAELIEQSKGRIGKVALVIDLRGREFFTSLSESLRYLNENYTLTYEILFLDATDSVLVQRYKESRRKHPLAPTGAPLEGIQAERKLLEELKGLATQVIDTSNLKPVALKEKIASRFTNVEGSSISVNVISFGFKYGVPIDADLIFDVRFLPNPHYIDHLRPNTGQDPEVYEYVMKWNETQEFLAKLLDMLQFLVPQYKKEGKSQVVVGIGCTGGKHRSVAIAEYLGKMMGSSETETVRVSHRDSERDRVEVKR
- a CDS encoding gluconeogenesis factor YvcK family protein, coding for MTDALERENYIPRIVVIGGGTGLSVMLRGLKHKPMDITAVVTVADDGGSSGILRSELEIIPPGDIRNVLTALADVEPLLGKLLEYRFDKGNGLAGHSLGNLMLAAMRDITGDFVTGVRELSRVLAVRGRVLPAADEAIVLRAEMMDGQVVEGESKIPKAGGVIRRVMIEPRDVKALPEAVEALKTADAILVGPGSLYTSIMPNLLVPEIAETIVKSKALKMFICNVMTQPGETDDYKVSDHLKAIRDHVGHALFDYVIVNNGVIPDPVKRKYADKGAEVVPLDLDAVTQEGYKVIADKLVLFQTYLRHDAEKLSQHIYQLVESWMFKKR
- the whiA gene encoding DNA-binding protein WhiA, encoding MSFAAQTKKELTLMEADPCCEKAELSALIRMNGAVSLTSQKIILDISTENAAIARRIYSLLKKSYTVHIELLVRKKMRLKKNNVYIVRVPSQVQSILSDLQIVSEGFLFASEIEPSLIAKDCCKRAYLRGAFLAGGSVNNPEGTSYHLEIYSMYEEHCQALCKLACEFGLNARCIERKKGFVLYIKEGEKIIDFLSLIGAHQALLRFEDVRIMKDMRNSVNRLVNCETANLNKTIGAAVRQIDNIKLLQKELGLDNLPEKLREVAEIRLQHPDMNLKEVGDLLKGKVSKSGVNHRLRKIDEMAEKLRKSQVL
- the clpP gene encoding ATP-dependent Clp endopeptidase proteolytic subunit ClpP — encoded protein: MSFIPMVVEPDARGERAYDIYSRLLKDRIIFLGSGINDVVANSIIAQLLFLAASDPDKDIHLYINSPGGSITSGMAIYDTMQFIKPDVSTICVGMAASMGAFLLAAGAPGKRFALPNSEVMIHQPLGGAEGQASDIEIRAKRILKMRDKLNTILSERTGQSFERIEKDTDRDNFMSAEEARAYGLIDKVIEKV
- a CDS encoding sugar-binding transcriptional regulator, producing the protein MREILDIQKQLLPDLMDTMKKRYTVLHHILVSGMIGRRTLAGMLNTTERVLRAEVDFLKEQGLVDVDASGIRISMAGRELLERIEPLVKDLFGLTELEEQLRVHFGLKQVVIVPGDSDASPQVKKELGRAGASVLRKLVTENDVVAVTGGSTMAEVANHLTAAPAMKGIWFVPARGGLGESLEMQANTIASTMAKKTGARYRLLHVPDHLGEEAYQSLIQDTTISEIIQFIRQARMVIHGMGDAMVMARRRKVDRETTESLQREGALAEAFGYYFDRSGRMLHRMPTIGLRLEDIHGMDTVIGVAGGRSKGEAIASVLKYGHEDVLVTDEAAAQEIIRTISSS
- a CDS encoding HPr family phosphocarrier protein, yielding MSRRPVVVKLKTGLHARPAALFVQEANKFSSEIFVEKDEKKVNAKSIMGIMSLAISTGTEVHISAEGSDAEQAVNALVTLVSKEELENQ
- a CDS encoding copper amine oxidase N-terminal domain-containing protein, translated to MKRIKKELALLLVVSLLMSIMWVSPGTAAEQEKNPLASASTTYVLLYIDKAEAFLNGTQVTLDAPATIIKDKMYVPAKFLGDALGMKVEWNDATRQIEMETPGYEIMLDIDNKSVWINGYWMAFDDVAAIVNGRLMIKLTWLADYMGAKYTYNNELRRVEVLHVNAPQGLYDPNTSNSKPVAKFTFAKQTYKIGEPIKFVDLSYDPDAEGIAKFEWKGKEDAYFQAGTYPITLTVWDSNGNKSEPYTRNLVISKETFLSAVEYPIYMKPVGSFIKTNWSTLWSHFWELPELPKTATEVPGRTLLVSDSPEEFYEQGILYQDEVEGKVRLYADHINGTKEKVSFAILAKNMTDKPVTIKTTNKGEVWPSVYANLIGSEATVDFLLGDPLNETMTIPAGQTFTYKQMPDFYPAQGVNLFYDLETDGKVQFSFIAAKDVSQKALALPKLAFSGHVRGTFPVSEVKWNIDASSFTTPSRLILGDGIKDPFLPGYDPQRKAEVKNDGNYGVIYKIHADKPRKMAIMILAKGGVFKGPIKINGDIRLIPESGVITAFDGMQILAKTTGKEESLDIEFSPPAGSAFPVDLIFYPLDDRMDQQP
- the gap gene encoding type I glyceraldehyde-3-phosphate dehydrogenase, with protein sequence MMVKVGINGFGRIGRNVFRAALGNPEVEIVAINDLTDVNTLAHLLKYDTTHGKLNATVEATEGALIVNGKTVKVFAERNPENLPWGANGVEIVVESTGIFTAKEKAELHLKGGAKKVIISAPATNEDITIVMGVNEDKYDASQHTIISNASCTTNCLAPFAKVINDKFGIVKGMMTTVHSYTNDQSVLDLPHKDLRRARAAAENIIPSTTGAAKAVSLVLPELKGKLNGMAMRVPTPNVSVTDLVVELSQNVTVDDVNNALKEAANGPLKGILNYSEEPLVSSDYNGDPASSTIDALSTMVVGDNMVKVVSWYDNEWGYSNRVVDLANFIAKKGL
- a CDS encoding phosphoglycerate kinase; its protein translation is MNKKSVRDVEVGGKRVFVRVDFNVPLENGKITDDTRIRETVPTIKYLTERGAKVILASHMGRPNGAVVEELRLTPVAARLSELLGQPVTKADEAVGAAVQAQVAELKDGDVLLLENVRFYAGEEKNDAELAKQFAELADLYVNDAFGAAHRAHASTEGIAHHLPAVGGLLMEKELDVLGRALNNPERPFTAIVGGAKVKDKIAVIEKLIEIADNIIIGGGLSYTFFKSKGLEIGKSLVDNDRLELVQEFERKAKEKGINFLLPVDVVVGDKFGADANTKIVNIDEIPADWEAFDIGPKTREIYAKTIAESKLVVWNGPMGVFELEPFKNGTQAVAEACAATAGYTVIGGGDSAAAVEKFHLGDKMDHISTGGGASLEFMEGKALPGVVALQDK